The region TTTTTAAGGATTTCATAATTAGACCCACACGGGGGCCTGTTTTATTTAAAATTCAATATGTTTTAAAATGAATTCTTTTTAACCCCATCCCTCTCCCCATGAACTTTTAAAAAATGATGTTTTTCAATGTGATATTATTCACAGGAAAGTTTAAAAAATTTAATTTTTGTTGTCAATAGTATTAGAAAACACAAAAAAATTATTCAAAAGAGGAAAAAACGAGACTATGTTCTGTTTGGGGACGACCCCGCCCATGAAAAAGATAGGATCTTAATTAGGACCAATTAGGGCGCAGACGTACAAGTCATACGTCTGCGCCCAATAAAAGTCTTTACAGCTCAAGGAGTCTTGCCTGAGTAACCCCTTCTTGAGCAAGCAAGTTGTCGAGTACTTCTTTAGAGACTACTTCGTTCGTAGTAAGAAGAATTACGTTTCTCTTATGACTTGGGTCCTGACCAACTTGCATCCTGGCAATATTTATACCAGCGCTTCCCAAGGTCATACCAATTCTACCTATTACCCCTGGCCGATCTTCATTATAGATCAATAACATATGCCCCTCTGGTACTGCCTCAAGTCTGAAGTCATTGAGTCGCACCAGCCTTGGCTCCTTTTTCCCAAAAATAGTGCCAGAGATAATATTTTCCTCACTACCACCCTTTACTTTAACTGTAATAAGATTGGTAAAATCTTCTGCAGTACTGCTCTTGGATTCTGTGACCTTGATTCCCCTTTCTTCAGCAATTATAGGAGCATTAACAGAATTGACGTCTTCCCTAACAGCAGGGGCTAGAAGTTCCTTCAGCATTGCTATGGTGACTGGTTTCGTATCGAGTTCTGCCACATCTCCCTGGTATATCACCTCAACCTCTTCAATTGGCCCTTCAAGTATCTGGGCCTGGAATGCACCTATCTTCTCTCCCAATCCAATGTAGGGAGCGAGCTGGGCAAGAGCTTCACCTGTAACAGATGGTACATTCACGGCATTGCGAACTTCTCCATTCAGGAGATAATCACGAATCTGCCGTGCAACTGCAACTGCCACATTTTCCTGAGCCTCTTTTGTAGAAGCACCAAGGTGTGGTGTACATATGAAATTTTCTAGAGAAAGAAGCTTATTCTCAAGAGTGGTTGGCTCTTTTTCAAAGACATCCAGGGCAGCAGCCTTCAGTTTGCCGCTCTTTAGTGCCTCATAGAGGTCCTCTTCATTGATAATACCTCCACGGGCACAGTTAACAACAATTGCGCCGTCCTTCATTTTATCAAAAAGATCTTTATTAAGAAGCCACTTTGTCTCTGGAGTAAGTGGAGTATGGACACTGATATAGTCTGCGCGGGCAAGCACACCATCAAGGTCCATTAGTTCCACCCCCATCCGTTCTGCCAGATCAGGTCTTATATGGGGGTCGAAGGCAACCACTTTCATCTTAAGCCCTTGGGCAAGTTGGGCTACAATACTCCCAATCCTTCCGATACCAATGATCCCAAGGGTCTTTCCAGCCACCTCCTGTCCTAAAAACTTCTTCTTCTCCCATTTTCCTTCCTTCATAGATGCAGTGGCCTGTGGAATGTGGCGGGATACAGCCAGTATCATGGCAATAGTATGCTCTGCAGCAGAATTAGTATTCCCACCCGGGGTGTTCATCACCACGATGCCATGTTTGTTACAT is a window of Dissulfuribacter thermophilus DNA encoding:
- the serA gene encoding phosphoglycerate dehydrogenase, which codes for MKVLVTDPIANEGIEILRDAGIEVEEKLGLSPEELRQAIKGVHGLIIRSNTKVTADLVEAADELKVVGRAGTGLDNVDIPACNKHGIVVMNTPGGNTNSAAEHTIAMILAVSRHIPQATASMKEGKWEKKKFLGQEVAGKTLGIIGIGRIGSIVAQLAQGLKMKVVAFDPHIRPDLAERMGVELMDLDGVLARADYISVHTPLTPETKWLLNKDLFDKMKDGAIVVNCARGGIINEEDLYEALKSGKLKAAALDVFEKEPTTLENKLLSLENFICTPHLGASTKEAQENVAVAVARQIRDYLLNGEVRNAVNVPSVTGEALAQLAPYIGLGEKIGAFQAQILEGPIEEVEVIYQGDVAELDTKPVTIAMLKELLAPAVREDVNSVNAPIIAEERGIKVTESKSSTAEDFTNLITVKVKGGSEENIISGTIFGKKEPRLVRLNDFRLEAVPEGHMLLIYNEDRPGVIGRIGMTLGSAGINIARMQVGQDPSHKRNVILLTTNEVVSKEVLDNLLAQEGVTQARLLEL